A genomic stretch from Komagataeibacter xylinus includes:
- a CDS encoding NAD-dependent succinate-semialdehyde dehydrogenase, whose translation MSSPYRTINPATGQTEKVFDLHDDKEMLARLDTAHTFWENDWRRRTIAQRRDIMLKAAEILRRDKEKHARLISIEMGKILPEAIAEISLSADILAYYAEKAETFLAPRELPVSQGHASVTSEPLGIIYCVEPWNFPYYQLARVAAPNLMAGNVVMVKHAPGVPQCAEAFEALFREAGAPAGAYTNLFITNDQSEKLIERPEIRGVALTGSERAGSAVAGQAGRALKKSTMELGGSDAFIVLDDADLDTVIPLAVQARMSNNGQVCTAAKRMIVHKSLVEEFTSRLKVAINDFKYGDPLEQGVTHGPMSSQVAMEHAVAQVEKAVAHGASLVVGGRRIEREGFFMKAAILTNVTKDNPIFYQEIFGPVAIIYSVGSEDEAVTLANDSPYGLGGSIQTSDVERGRRVAARIDTGMVFINSVTGTAPDLPFGGIKNSGYGRELSEFGIEEFLNRKLVHTP comes from the coding sequence ATGAGTAGTCCCTACCGCACCATTAATCCCGCCACCGGCCAGACGGAAAAGGTCTTTGACCTGCATGATGACAAGGAAATGCTGGCCCGGCTCGATACCGCCCATACGTTCTGGGAGAATGACTGGCGCCGCCGCACCATTGCCCAGCGTCGTGACATCATGCTCAAGGCTGCCGAGATCCTGCGCCGCGACAAGGAAAAGCATGCGCGTCTGATTTCCATCGAAATGGGCAAGATCCTGCCCGAGGCCATCGCCGAGATCTCCCTCTCAGCCGATATTCTGGCCTATTATGCCGAGAAGGCCGAGACCTTCCTCGCCCCGCGCGAACTGCCGGTGTCGCAGGGTCATGCCAGTGTAACCAGCGAGCCGCTGGGCATCATCTACTGCGTGGAACCGTGGAACTTCCCTTACTATCAGCTTGCCCGCGTGGCAGCGCCGAACCTGATGGCGGGCAATGTCGTCATGGTCAAGCACGCGCCGGGCGTGCCGCAATGCGCCGAGGCGTTCGAGGCGCTGTTCCGTGAAGCCGGTGCGCCTGCTGGGGCCTATACCAACCTGTTCATCACCAATGACCAGTCGGAAAAGCTGATCGAACGCCCCGAAATCCGTGGCGTGGCACTGACCGGCAGCGAACGCGCCGGCAGCGCCGTGGCTGGCCAGGCAGGCCGCGCGCTCAAGAAAAGCACGATGGAACTCGGCGGGTCGGATGCCTTTATCGTGCTTGATGATGCCGATCTCGACACGGTCATCCCGCTTGCGGTGCAGGCGCGCATGTCCAATAACGGTCAGGTCTGCACGGCGGCCAAGCGCATGATCGTGCACAAGTCGCTCGTTGAGGAATTCACCTCGCGCCTGAAGGTCGCGATCAATGACTTCAAATACGGCGACCCGCTCGAGCAGGGCGTGACCCATGGCCCGATGAGCAGCCAGGTGGCGATGGAACATGCCGTGGCACAGGTGGAAAAGGCCGTGGCGCACGGGGCAAGCCTCGTTGTGGGCGGCAGGCGCATCGAGCGCGAGGGCTTCTTCATGAAGGCCGCGATCCTGACCAATGTGACCAAGGACAACCCGATTTTCTATCAGGAAATCTTTGGTCCCGTCGCCATCATCTACTCGGTGGGCAGCGAGGATGAAGCCGTAACACTGGCCAATGATTCGCCATACGGTCTTGGCGGCTCCATCCAGACCAGCGACGTGGAACGTGGCCGCCGCGTGGCCGCCAGAATCGATACGGGCATGGTCTTCATCAACAGCGTGACAGGCACGGCACCCGACCTGCCGTTTGGCGGTATCAAGAACTCCGGCTATGGCCGTGAACTTTCGGAATTCGGCATTGAGGAATTCCTGAACCGTAAGCTCGTCCACACACCCTGA
- a CDS encoding urease subunit beta gives MTRYADPLPEGAVPGEILTDEGEITLNAGQPRRTLRVTNTGDRPVQVGSHYHFGEVNPALHFDRAQALGWRLDVPSGGAVRFEPGQERDVTLVPLRGLRRVIGFRGDVMGSVEP, from the coding sequence ATGACCCGATACGCTGACCCCCTGCCCGAAGGCGCCGTGCCGGGCGAAATCCTGACTGATGAGGGCGAAATCACCCTCAATGCAGGCCAGCCCCGCCGCACCCTGCGGGTAACCAATACTGGCGACCGCCCCGTGCAGGTCGGCAGCCATTATCATTTTGGCGAGGTCAATCCGGCCTTGCACTTTGACCGGGCACAGGCGCTGGGCTGGCGGCTTGACGTGCCATCGGGCGGGGCGGTGCGCTTCGAGCCGGGGCAGGAGCGTGATGTAACGCTCGTGCCGCTGCGCGGCCTGCGGCGCGTGATCGGCTTCAGGGGCGATGTAATGGGGAGTGTGGAACCATGA
- a CDS encoding urease subunit gamma, which yields MKLTPREKDKLLIAMAAIVARRRLERGVRLNYPEAVALITDHVVEGARDGLSVAELMASGGHVLTRAQVMPGVAEMIHDVQVEATFPDGTKLVTVHDPIR from the coding sequence ATGAAGCTGACACCAAGGGAAAAGGACAAGCTGCTCATTGCCATGGCAGCCATTGTCGCCCGCCGCAGGCTGGAGCGCGGCGTGCGGCTGAACTACCCCGAGGCCGTGGCCCTGATTACCGACCATGTGGTCGAAGGCGCGCGCGACGGGCTGAGTGTGGCCGAACTGATGGCCAGCGGCGGCCACGTGCTGACCCGCGCGCAGGTCATGCCCGGCGTGGCCGAGATGATCCATGATGTTCAGGTCGAGGCGACCTTTCCCGATGGCACGAAACTGGTGACAGTCCATGACCCGATACGCTGA
- a CDS encoding urease accessory protein UreD produces the protein MNAGITSLQRARGQFGLEVRADGFRTRMADLVQAGCCRLLFPRVQGNGLEAATVNISGGIAAGDQIRGRLACGPGTDLLVTSQAAERIYRARPDDGPAEMTVACHVGAGARLEWLPHGTIFFDGSRLRRHMVVDMAQSATFLFLESRIFGRLGAGEQLASLHVRDRLTIRREGELLLEDMLRLESTDVTALLAQPAMAAGQGAVATLVLASPQAMDLLAPVRDLLAAPQCAGFAASAWNGMLVVRGVGAGGWALEGALRHILPALRAGRPMPSTWRS, from the coding sequence ATGAACGCGGGAATAACCTCACTTCAGCGTGCAAGGGGGCAGTTCGGGCTGGAAGTCAGGGCCGATGGTTTCCGCACCCGCATGGCCGATCTGGTGCAGGCCGGCTGCTGTCGGCTGCTGTTTCCGCGCGTGCAGGGTAACGGGCTGGAAGCTGCCACGGTCAATATCTCCGGCGGCATCGCGGCGGGGGATCAGATCCGCGGGCGGCTGGCCTGTGGCCCCGGCACGGACCTGCTGGTCACATCGCAGGCCGCCGAGCGGATCTACCGTGCCCGCCCTGACGATGGTCCGGCGGAAATGACGGTTGCCTGCCATGTCGGTGCTGGCGCACGGCTGGAATGGCTGCCCCATGGCACGATCTTTTTCGATGGCAGCCGCCTGCGCCGCCACATGGTGGTGGATATGGCGCAATCCGCCACCTTCCTGTTTCTTGAAAGCCGGATATTCGGCCGCCTTGGCGCGGGCGAGCAGCTTGCCAGCCTGCATGTGCGCGATCGCCTGACCATAAGGCGCGAGGGCGAACTGCTGCTCGAAGACATGCTGCGGCTGGAAAGCACCGATGTAACGGCCCTGCTGGCCCAGCCCGCCATGGCTGCAGGGCAGGGGGCGGTGGCAACGCTGGTGCTGGCCAGCCCGCAGGCGATGGACCTGCTGGCCCCGGTGCGTGACCTTCTGGCGGCACCGCAATGCGCGGGATTTGCCGCTTCGGCATGGAACGGCATGCTGGTGGTGCGCGGCGTGGGCGCGGGGGGCTGGGCGCTTGAGGGGGCTTTGCGTCACATCCTGCCTGCATTGCGGGCCGGGCGGCCCATGCCATCCACATGGCGGTCATGA
- the phoU gene encoding phosphate signaling complex protein PhoU codes for MPQESMHTVQSYEQELEQLRSLINKMGGMVERQVAQAITAVVEHDEVAAVDAPEMDPHVDELERQTEALVIRLLALRAPMAGDLREVVAALKMSGDLERIGDCAASIARRAMRNELLSCPISLTGLHSMGRLVQENLRRTIDAMDQRDPELARIVWQSDTAVDELYVSLFRELVTYMMEDPRNIGPCTHLLFIAKNLERIGDHATNISERVYYSVTGNILPIIRPRGGTFD; via the coding sequence ATGCCACAGGAATCGATGCACACTGTTCAGAGTTACGAACAGGAACTTGAACAGCTCCGTTCGCTCATCAACAAAATGGGCGGCATGGTCGAGCGCCAGGTGGCGCAGGCCATTACGGCGGTGGTCGAGCATGATGAGGTCGCCGCCGTCGATGCGCCGGAAATGGACCCCCATGTTGATGAACTCGAGCGTCAGACCGAGGCGCTGGTCATCCGCCTGCTTGCCCTGCGCGCGCCCATGGCGGGCGACCTGCGCGAGGTGGTGGCGGCGCTGAAAATGTCGGGCGATCTGGAGCGGATCGGGGATTGCGCGGCCTCCATCGCGCGCCGGGCCATGCGCAACGAACTGCTGTCATGCCCCATATCGCTCACGGGCCTGCACAGCATGGGCCGACTGGTGCAGGAAAATCTGCGCCGCACCATTGATGCGATGGACCAGCGCGACCCGGAACTCGCGCGCATTGTCTGGCAGTCCGATACGGCGGTGGACGAACTCTATGTATCGCTCTTCCGCGAACTCGTGACCTACATGATGGAAGACCCCCGCAATATCGGTCCATGCACCCATCTGCTGTTCATAGCCAAGAACCTTGAACGTATTGGCGACCACGCCACCAATATTTCCGAGCGCGTCTATTACTCCGTCACCGGCAATATCCTGCCCATCATCCGCCCGCGTGGCGGCACGTTTGACTGA
- a CDS encoding threo-3-hydroxy-L-aspartate ammonia-lyase codes for MMHALPVFADVVAAAARIKGRAHRTPVLTSRYFDRASGTTLFFKAENFQRVGAFKFRGAANAIAALPQAVRQRGVVAFSSGNHAQAVASAAQDAGIPATIVMPEDAPAMKLAATRGYGAEVIPYDRYTQDRQTIATAIANERGATVLPPFDHPDIIAGQGTAALELFEETGPLDALFVPVGGGGLASGCALVANTVAPDCAVIGVEPAAGDDARQSLAAGHIVQIPVPHTLADGAQTTAISPLTFALMRQYVRDIVTVDDAALVATMRLLAERMKIIVEPTGCLGVAGALAAAPRWQGRRIGVLVSGGNVDMTRFGQLVQTAQPD; via the coding sequence ATGATGCACGCACTACCGGTATTTGCAGATGTGGTCGCGGCGGCAGCGCGGATCAAAGGCCGGGCGCACCGTACGCCGGTCCTGACATCGCGGTATTTCGATCGTGCGAGCGGCACGACGCTGTTCTTCAAGGCCGAGAATTTCCAGCGCGTCGGCGCTTTCAAGTTTCGTGGTGCCGCAAATGCCATTGCCGCCCTGCCGCAGGCCGTAAGGCAGCGCGGGGTGGTGGCGTTTTCATCGGGCAATCATGCTCAGGCCGTGGCCAGTGCCGCGCAGGATGCGGGCATACCCGCCACCATCGTCATGCCTGAAGATGCCCCGGCCATGAAGCTTGCCGCGACCCGCGGGTATGGCGCGGAAGTGATCCCCTATGACCGCTACACGCAGGACCGCCAGACAATCGCCACCGCCATAGCCAATGAGCGTGGTGCCACCGTCCTGCCCCCCTTCGACCATCCTGACATCATAGCCGGTCAGGGCACGGCAGCACTCGAACTGTTTGAGGAAACCGGCCCGCTTGATGCGCTGTTCGTGCCCGTTGGCGGCGGCGGGCTGGCCTCGGGCTGTGCACTCGTGGCCAATACGGTAGCGCCGGACTGCGCGGTGATTGGCGTGGAACCGGCAGCGGGCGATGATGCGCGCCAGTCATTGGCGGCAGGGCATATCGTGCAGATTCCGGTGCCCCATACCCTTGCCGATGGCGCACAGACAACCGCCATCTCGCCCCTGACCTTTGCCCTCATGCGCCAGTACGTGCGCGATATCGTCACGGTGGATGACGCGGCCCTTGTTGCAACCATGCGCCTTCTGGCCGAGCGGATGAAAATTATTGTCGAGCCGACCGGCTGCCTCGGCGTGGCAGGCGCGCTTGCCGCAGCGCCCCGGTGGCAGGGCAGGCGCATCGGCGTGCTGGTTTCTGGCGGGAATGTGGACATGACGCGCTTTGGTCAACTGGTGCAGACCGCGCAGCCCGACTGA
- a CDS encoding aldo/keto reductase, which translates to MQQRELGRTGIMVSEICLGTMTFGQQNTEAEGHAQLDLALDHGINFIDTAELYSIPPRAETYGATETIIGSWLRARGGRDRLIIASKVVGRGTSPWFRPGGEETRLTPKQIRYALDGSLRRLGTDYIDLYQLHWPDRKLGIFGAGGNTFTSLPEADEVPIAETLGVLGDLVREGKIRHVGLSNETAWGVSQYLAESRHGAPRVVSIQNAYNLINRTFEIGLAEIALREKVGLLAYSPLAQGYLTGKYLGGARPAGARTTLFNRGQRYEKPGVEEAVSAYIALAKAEGIDPVQMAIAFVTSRPFVTSNIIGATSVEQLKTILGSVDLLITPELEAKINAIHQVHCNPAP; encoded by the coding sequence ATGCAGCAACGTGAACTCGGTCGCACTGGCATCATGGTCAGTGAGATCTGTCTTGGCACCATGACCTTCGGCCAGCAGAATACGGAAGCCGAAGGCCATGCCCAGCTTGATCTCGCACTTGATCACGGCATCAACTTCATTGATACCGCCGAGCTTTATTCCATCCCGCCCCGCGCCGAGACCTATGGTGCGACGGAAACCATCATCGGCAGCTGGCTCCGGGCGCGTGGCGGCCGTGACAGGCTGATCATTGCCAGCAAGGTGGTGGGGCGCGGCACATCGCCATGGTTCCGCCCCGGCGGGGAGGAAACCCGGCTGACGCCCAAGCAGATCCGTTACGCGCTCGATGGCTCGCTGCGCCGCCTTGGCACGGATTACATCGATCTGTACCAACTGCACTGGCCCGACCGTAAGTTGGGGATATTTGGCGCGGGCGGCAATACATTCACCTCTCTGCCCGAAGCCGATGAGGTGCCCATTGCCGAGACGCTGGGCGTGCTGGGCGATCTGGTGCGCGAGGGCAAGATCCGCCATGTGGGCCTCTCTAACGAGACGGCATGGGGTGTTTCGCAATATCTGGCTGAATCCCGCCACGGCGCGCCGCGCGTGGTGTCGATCCAGAATGCCTATAACCTCATCAACCGCACCTTCGAAATCGGCCTGGCCGAGATCGCCCTGCGCGAAAAGGTGGGCCTGCTGGCCTATTCGCCGCTGGCGCAGGGTTACCTGACCGGCAAATACCTTGGCGGCGCGCGGCCTGCTGGCGCCCGCACCACGCTGTTCAATCGCGGCCAGCGCTACGAGAAGCCGGGCGTGGAAGAAGCGGTCAGCGCCTATATCGCACTGGCAAAAGCGGAAGGGATCGACCCGGTGCAGATGGCTATTGCCTTTGTCACGTCCCGGCCATTCGTGACCTCAAACATTATTGGCGCCACCAGCGTCGAGCAGCTCAAGACCATTCTCGGTTCGGTTGATCTGCTCATTACCCCGGAACTCGAGGCCAAGATCAACGCGATCCATCAGGTGCACTGCAACCCGGCACCCTGA
- a CDS encoding aldo/keto reductase, which yields MKLRQLGKSGPQVSEIGLGCMSMSGMYGPADRKESIATIHAALDAGITLLDTGDFYGMGHNEMLIGEAIRDIPRDRFLVSVKFGAMRDPSGNWGSYDARPAAMKNFLAYTLQRLGLDHVDIYRPARLDPAVPVEETIGAIAEMVQAGYVRHIGLSEVGPETIRRAASVHPISDLQIEYSLISRGIEDKILPACRELGIGITAYGVLARGLISGHWQGAKGPRDFRVRSPRFQEGNVERNLALVETLREIAATRGASVAQLAIAWVAAQGDDIVPLVGARRRDRLSEALGALDLALTPDDLAAIEQAVPKGAAAGERYDLKQMAVLDSEKSGFGEN from the coding sequence ATGAAATTGCGGCAACTTGGTAAGAGCGGCCCTCAGGTATCCGAAATCGGTCTTGGGTGTATGAGCATGTCCGGCATGTATGGTCCGGCTGATCGGAAAGAAAGCATCGCTACCATCCATGCCGCGCTGGACGCCGGGATCACGCTTCTCGACACTGGCGATTTCTACGGCATGGGCCATAACGAGATGCTGATCGGTGAAGCGATCAGGGATATTCCTCGCGACAGATTCCTCGTCAGCGTCAAGTTTGGTGCGATGCGCGACCCAAGTGGCAACTGGGGTTCCTACGACGCACGCCCTGCTGCCATGAAGAATTTCCTGGCCTATACCCTGCAACGGCTCGGGCTTGATCATGTCGATATCTACCGGCCTGCACGGCTGGACCCGGCAGTGCCTGTTGAAGAAACGATTGGCGCCATCGCCGAGATGGTTCAGGCCGGTTATGTCCGGCATATCGGCCTTTCGGAAGTTGGCCCGGAAACCATCCGGCGCGCGGCTTCCGTCCATCCGATCAGCGATCTTCAGATTGAATATTCGCTGATTTCGCGTGGCATCGAGGACAAAATTCTTCCTGCCTGTCGTGAACTCGGCATCGGCATAACAGCCTATGGCGTGCTCGCGCGGGGTCTGATCAGTGGGCACTGGCAGGGGGCGAAGGGACCAAGGGATTTTCGGGTTCGTAGCCCCCGCTTTCAGGAAGGCAATGTCGAGCGCAATCTGGCCCTTGTGGAGACATTGCGCGAAATTGCAGCCACCAGGGGCGCGAGCGTGGCCCAGTTGGCAATTGCCTGGGTGGCCGCACAGGGTGACGACATCGTACCACTTGTAGGAGCCCGTCGGCGCGATCGGCTCTCCGAGGCGCTGGGTGCGCTTGATCTTGCGCTGACGCCCGACGATCTGGCTGCTATCGAGCAGGCTGTTCCCAAAGGAGCTGCGGCCGGGGAACGTTACGATCTAAAACAGATGGCGGTACTCGACAGCGAGAAATCGGGGTTCGGAGAGAATTAG
- a CDS encoding esterase family protein, whose product MPSDTANGNFVLGPTHPFAPEFAMTANVPSGRIVSFAMESGHSVLFNPGIVRDDPDNCPNGAIYTSRSAPGDPSNLRLAESHSGPWMRQVDVYVPVQYKPGTKAPFLVFGDGGADGIYPGRDLFAVLDVLIASHRLPPLIAIGIGSGGQDAQGSERGREYDTVSGTYAEWVEREVLPLVQQHADVALTHDPDGRATMGVSSSGGAAFGMAWFHPELYHRVLAYSPTLTNQQWPHADAMPGGAWQYHSPWAGNPTATGSQPGAALIPNAPRKPIRFWFAAGDKDLFYPAPAMPDGMHDWVLASENMARVLAEKEYDYQFVLSRNAGHVDGPTIEQTLPEALLWLWQNYKPQGN is encoded by the coding sequence GTGCCGTCGGACACAGCCAATGGCAATTTCGTGCTGGGACCGACCCATCCGTTTGCACCCGAGTTTGCCATGACGGCAAATGTGCCTTCCGGACGGATTGTATCCTTCGCCATGGAGTCCGGACACAGTGTCCTGTTCAATCCTGGCATTGTACGTGACGACCCCGATAACTGTCCTAACGGCGCGATCTATACGTCTCGTTCCGCTCCCGGAGATCCATCCAACCTGCGGCTGGCAGAAAGCCATTCGGGTCCATGGATGCGACAGGTGGATGTGTATGTACCCGTTCAGTACAAACCAGGTACCAAAGCTCCGTTTCTTGTTTTCGGCGATGGCGGGGCGGATGGTATTTATCCCGGTCGTGACCTGTTCGCAGTCCTGGATGTGCTGATCGCCAGTCATCGGCTCCCTCCCCTGATCGCGATTGGTATCGGTTCTGGCGGACAGGATGCGCAGGGTAGCGAGCGTGGACGGGAATATGACACGGTGTCAGGCACTTATGCTGAATGGGTTGAGCGTGAGGTCCTGCCGCTGGTACAGCAGCATGCGGACGTTGCTCTGACCCATGATCCTGACGGTCGTGCAACGATGGGTGTCAGTTCAAGTGGCGGCGCGGCATTTGGTATGGCATGGTTCCATCCGGAACTGTACCATCGTGTGCTGGCCTATTCTCCTACGCTGACGAACCAGCAATGGCCACATGCTGATGCCATGCCGGGTGGGGCATGGCAGTATCATTCACCATGGGCAGGCAACCCGACAGCAACAGGCAGTCAGCCCGGTGCGGCCCTTATACCCAATGCCCCGCGCAAGCCGATCCGCTTCTGGTTCGCGGCAGGGGACAAGGATCTGTTCTATCCTGCTCCGGCCATGCCCGATGGCATGCATGACTGGGTACTGGCCAGTGAAAACATGGCCCGTGTGCTGGCCGAAAAAGAATATGACTACCAGTTCGTTCTGTCGCGTAACGCCGGTCATGTGGACGGTCCTACAATTGAACAGACATTGCCCGAAGCCCTGTTATGGCTATGGCAGAACTACAAACCTCAAGGAAACTGA
- a CDS encoding urease accessory protein UreE: protein MTRVAKILPAGSWPVAEASDVFAADYEGRHRRRMMLALRSGARVLLELEQARLLADGDGLMLDDGCIIRVEALPEDLMEVTAHDPLHLLRLAWHLGNRHLPAAIEPQRILVRHDHVIADMITGLGGHVHRVRAAFDPESGAYAGRGAAHGHEHHHDHAHPHDHGGHAHSHD from the coding sequence ATGACCCGTGTCGCCAAAATCCTGCCAGCGGGAAGCTGGCCCGTGGCCGAGGCCTCGGATGTGTTCGCCGCTGATTATGAAGGCCGCCACCGCAGGCGCATGATGCTCGCCCTGCGCTCGGGGGCGCGCGTGCTGCTTGAACTGGAACAGGCGCGCCTGCTGGCCGATGGCGATGGGCTGATGCTTGATGATGGCTGCATCATCCGCGTGGAAGCCCTGCCCGAAGACCTGATGGAAGTCACCGCCCATGACCCGCTGCACCTGCTGCGGCTGGCATGGCATCTGGGCAACCGGCACCTGCCCGCCGCCATTGAGCCGCAGCGCATTCTTGTGCGCCATGACCATGTCATTGCCGATATGATCACGGGCCTTGGCGGGCATGTACACCGTGTCAGGGCGGCCTTTGACCCCGAAAGCGGGGCCTATGCGGGACGGGGGGCGGCGCACGGCCATGAGCACCACCACGACCATGCCCACCCGCATGATCATGGTGGTCACGCCCATTCGCATGACTGA
- the ureC gene encoding urease subunit alpha, with translation MTRLTRHDYAGQFGPTTGDRVRLADTNLVVAVEKDFTIYGEEVRFGGGKTIRDGMGQSQATRAQGAADTVITNALIIDHWGIVKADVALRDGRIAAIGKAGNPDIQPGVDIIIGPGTEIIAGEGKILTAGGIDSHIHFICPQQIEEALASGITTMLGGGTGPATGTAATTCTPGPWHLARMLQAADAFPVNLAFAGKGNASRPEALEEMVRAGASCLKLHEDWGSTPAAIDCCLSVADRMDVQVMIHTDTLNESGFVEDTIAAFEGRTIHAFHTEGAGGGHAPDIIRVAGLPNVLPSSTNPTRPYTRNTLDEHLDMLMVCHHLDPRVPEDIAFAESRIRRETIAAEDIFHDMGVLSMMSSDSQAMGRVGEVPLRTWQTAHKMKQQRGALPGDGAADNNRVKRYIAKYTINPAIAHGLSHEVGSIAVGKLADLVLWEPGFFGVKPDLVIKGGAIAYAMMGDPNASIPTPQPVHGRMMFGGYGGARTHTSLTFVSKAALEDDIGRRLGLQKGLSAVSDTRGGIGKRSMIHNDAMPHIEVDPETYEVRADGVLLTCEPADILPMAQRYFLF, from the coding sequence ATGACGCGTCTGACCCGGCATGATTACGCGGGCCAGTTCGGCCCCACTACCGGCGACCGCGTGCGGCTGGCCGATACGAACCTTGTGGTGGCGGTGGAAAAGGACTTCACCATCTATGGCGAGGAAGTGCGCTTTGGCGGCGGCAAGACCATCCGCGATGGCATGGGTCAGTCACAGGCCACGCGCGCGCAGGGGGCGGCGGATACCGTCATCACCAATGCGCTGATCATCGACCATTGGGGCATCGTCAAGGCGGATGTCGCGCTGCGTGACGGGCGCATTGCCGCCATTGGCAAGGCAGGCAACCCCGATATCCAGCCCGGCGTGGACATCATCATCGGGCCGGGCACGGAAATCATTGCGGGCGAGGGCAAGATCCTGACCGCAGGCGGCATTGACAGCCATATCCATTTCATCTGTCCCCAGCAGATCGAGGAGGCGCTGGCATCGGGCATCACGACCATGCTCGGCGGCGGCACGGGGCCTGCCACAGGCACGGCGGCCACCACCTGCACGCCGGGGCCGTGGCACCTGGCGCGCATGCTGCAGGCGGCCGATGCTTTTCCCGTCAACCTCGCATTTGCGGGCAAGGGCAATGCCTCGCGCCCCGAGGCGCTGGAGGAAATGGTGCGCGCGGGCGCAAGCTGCCTCAAACTGCATGAGGACTGGGGCTCCACCCCCGCCGCCATTGACTGCTGCCTCAGTGTTGCCGACCGGATGGACGTGCAGGTCATGATCCATACCGATACGCTGAACGAAAGCGGCTTTGTGGAGGACACGATCGCAGCCTTCGAGGGCCGCACCATCCATGCCTTCCATACCGAGGGCGCGGGTGGCGGCCATGCGCCCGACATCATCAGGGTTGCGGGGCTGCCCAACGTGCTGCCGTCCTCCACCAACCCCACGCGGCCCTATACGCGCAACACGCTTGATGAGCATCTGGACATGCTCATGGTCTGCCATCACCTTGACCCCAGGGTGCCCGAGGACATCGCGTTTGCCGAGAGCCGCATCAGGCGCGAGACCATCGCGGCGGAGGACATCTTTCACGACATGGGCGTGCTGTCCATGATGTCATCGGACAGTCAGGCCATGGGCCGGGTGGGCGAGGTGCCGCTGCGTACATGGCAGACCGCCCACAAGATGAAGCAGCAGCGTGGCGCATTGCCCGGTGATGGTGCGGCTGACAACAACCGCGTCAAGCGCTACATCGCCAAATACACCATCAACCCGGCCATCGCCCACGGCCTGTCGCATGAGGTGGGGTCTATCGCGGTGGGCAAGCTGGCCGATCTGGTGTTGTGGGAGCCTGGGTTCTTTGGCGTAAAGCCCGATCTGGTCATCAAGGGCGGGGCCATTGCCTATGCCATGATGGGCGACCCCAACGCCTCCATCCCCACGCCGCAGCCGGTGCATGGCCGCATGATGTTTGGCGGCTATGGCGGCGCGCGCACCCATACCAGCCTCACCTTCGTGTCAAAGGCGGCACTGGAGGATGATATCGGGCGCAGGCTGGGGCTGCAAAAGGGCCTTTCCGCCGTGTCGGACACGCGCGGCGGCATTGGCAAGCGCAGCATGATCCATAACGATGCCATGCCGCATATCGAGGTTGACCCCGAAACCTACGAGGTGCGGGCCGATGGCGTGCTGCTGACCTGCGAACCTGCCGATATCCTGCCCATGGCCCAGAGGTATTTCCTGTTCTGA